A part of Brassica napus cultivar Da-Ae unplaced genomic scaffold, Da-Ae ScsIHWf_2634;HRSCAF=3386, whole genome shotgun sequence genomic DNA contains:
- the LOC106425883 gene encoding gibberellin-regulated protein 1-like yields the protein MAISKALIASLLISLLVLQLVEAVEVSNRKNGPYGPMIDCGTACIARCRLSSRPNLCHRACGTCCTTCNCVPPGTHGNYDKCKCYAGLTTHGGRHKCP from the exons ATGGCAATTTCAAAAGCTTTAATTGCTTCTCTTCTCATATCTCTTCTTGTTCTCCAACTCGTCGAGGCAGTG GAAGTCTCAAACAGAAAGAATGGGCCTTACGGCCCTATGATTG ATTGTGGAACTGCGTGTATAGCACGGTGCAGGCTCTCAAGTAGACCGAACCTTTGCCACAGAGCGTGCGGGACTTGCTGCACCACGTGCAACTGTGTGCCACCAGGCACGCACGGAAACTACGACAAGTGCAAGTGCTACGCCGGCCTCACCACCCACGGTGGTCGCCACAAGTGCCCTTAA
- the LOC106425899 gene encoding heat stress transcription factor A-4a-like gives MAGKINLRELSSSSSPPKAGRVKEYYRYPAALEAFNKGRVRRYFADVLYEMVNDPSTDSIVSWSQDGKSFIFWDQDKFCNDVLPKYGLSTSPTFIGRLHKIYSFRKVEESEHCEYANDYFVRGKPELTVEIEKQFKERCAPVKLDIKPPEPGYKEKMERMRALMLAQKAARRLS, from the exons ATGGCTGGGAAGATTAACCTAAGGgaattatcatcatcatcatcaccaccgAAAG CTGGGAGGGTTAAAGAGTACTACCGTTATCCGGCGGCCTTGGAAGCTTTTAACAAAGGACGTGTCCGACGTTATTTTGCGGACGTGTTGTATGAGATGGTGAATGATCCTTCAACGGATTCGATCGTGTCGTGGAGCCAAGACGGTAAGAGTTTCATCTTCTGGGATCAGGACAAGTTTTGCAATGATGTTCTTCCCAAGTATGGGCTTAGCACGTCTCCAACGTTCATTGGTCGCCTTCACAAGATCTATA GTTTCCGTAAAGTTGAGGAGTCTGAGCACTGCGAATACGCGAACGATTACTTTGTGAGAGGCAAACCTGAGCTTACGGTGGAGATTGAGAAGCAGTTCAAGGAACGGTGTGCTCCGGTTAAGCTTGACATCAAACCACCAGAACCGGGTTACAAGGAGAAAATGGAGAGGATGAGGGCTCTCATGCTGGCCCAGAAAGCCGCCAGGAGACTCTCTTAA
- the LOC106405321 gene encoding cytochrome P450 94B1 yields the protein MEILTAVLVLFLILGFILICSFSTKALRPQTESSTRLKSYPLIGSILSFKKNRHRLLQWYTDLLRLSPSQTITVELLLNRRTIVTANPENVEHILKTNFCNFPKGKPFTDLLGDLLGGGIFNSDGELWSSQRKLASHEFTMRSLREFTFEILREEVETRLVPVLSSAAAECDGGRTVDFQEILKRFAFDVVCKVSLGWDPDCLDLTRPVPVLVEAFDVAAAISARRATEPVYAVWKLKRLLNVGSERKLREAIKTVHMSVSEIIRAKKKSLKINGNVSDKLDLLSRFLAAGHDEESVRDSVISFIMAGRDTTSAAMTWLFWLLSENPTMEKKILEEVTNKGPIGLGVEDLREMSYMKACLCEAMRLYPPVAWDSKHAANDDVLPDGTHVKKGDKVTYFPYGMGRMENVWGQDWDEFKPNRWFEEELNYGTKPVLKSVSSFKFPVFQAGPRVCIGKEMAFMQMKYVVGSVLSRFEIITVCKNRPVFVPLLTAHMAGGLKVKIKRRESISDVPI from the coding sequence ATGGAAATTCTCACCGCAGTTCTCGTCCTATTTCTAATATTAGGGTTTATACTAATCTGCTCCTTTTCAACAAAAGCCCTAAGACCACAAACCGAGTCCTCCACAAGGCTAAAGTCGTATCCACTCATTGGCTCGATCCTCTCCTTCAAAAAGAATCGCCACCGTCTCCTCCAATGGTACACCGACCTCCTCCGCCTCTCTCCATCTCAAACCATCACCGTAGAACTGCTCCTCAACCGCCGAACCATTGTCACGGCCAACCCCGAAAACGTTGAGCATATTctcaaaacaaacttttgtAACTTCCCTAAAGGAAAACCTTTCACCGACCTCCTCGGAGACCTACTTGGTGGTGGAATCTTTAACTCTGACGGTGAGTTATGGAGCTCCCAGCGAAAACTCGCGAGCCACGAGTTTACAATGCGTTCCCTAAGGGAGTTCACTTTCGAGATCCTCCGTGAAGAAGTCGAGACCCGCCTTGTTCCCGTGCTTTCCTCCGCTGCCGCGGAGTGCGACGGAGGAAGGACGGTGGACTTTCAGGAGATCTTGAAACGTTTTGCTTTCGACGTAGTTTGCAAAGTTTCATTAGGTTGGGATCCGGATTGTCTTGATTTGACCCGACCCGTTCCGGTTCTTGTCGAGGCTTTTGATGTAGCGGCGGCGATCAGCGCTCGCCGTGCGACGGAGCCGGTTTACGCCGTGTGGAAGCTGAAGCGTTTGTTGAACGTAGGGAGCGAAAGGAAGCTCAGAGAAGCGATCAAGACCGTACACATGTCCGTCTCCGAGATCATCAGGGCCAAGAAGAAAAGTCTCAAAATTAATGGTAACGTATCTGACAAGCTAGACCTCTTGTCTAGGTTTCTCGCGGCCGGACATGACGAGGAATCAGTGAGAGATTCAGTGATCAGCTTTATCATGGCGGGAAGGGATACTACCTCGGCGGCGATGACGTGGCTTTTCTGGCTGTTGAGTGAGAACCCTACCATGGAGAAGAAGATTCTTGAAGAAGTAACAAACAAGGGACCGATAGGGTTAGGAGTTGAGGATTTGAGAGAAATGAGTTACATGAAAGCTTGTCTCTGCGAAGCAATGAGACTATATCCACCAGTGGCTTGGGACTCAAAGCATGCAGCAAACGACGACGTTTTACCGGACGGGACACACGTGAAAAAAGGAGATAAAGTTACTTATTTCCCTTACGGTATGGGAAGGATGGAGAACGTGTGGGGTCAAGATTGGGACGAGTTTAAACCGAACCGGTGGTTTGAGGAAGAACTAAATTACGGTACAAAACCGGTGTTGAAAAGTGTGAGCTCGTTCAAGTTTCCAGTATTCCAAGCCGGACCAAGGGTTTGTATAGGCAAAGAAATGGCGTTTATGCAGATGAAATACGTGGTTGGTTCGGTTTTGAGTCGGTTTGAGATCATAACGGTTTGCAAAAACCGGCCGGTATTTGTTCCTCTTCTAACGGCTCATATGGCTGGTGGGCTAAAGGTGAAGATCAAGAGGAGAGAAAGCATTAGTGATGTCCCGATTTAA
- the LOC125601726 gene encoding heat stress transcription factor A-7a-like produces MDSSSSSQGEISDLYHVYTASNVSLFLLFRLLVLDEYHIIYLCDFEFFFFPRASSGAGRVKEYYRYPAMEAFHKGCVRRYFADVLHEMVDDPSTDSIVSWSQDGKSFIFWDQDKFCSDVLPKFGLSTSPTFFVCLTNIYLFRKVEESEHCEYAHDYFVRGKPELTVKIERQFKERGAPIKLAIKPHEPAYKESRERIRAFMLAKKAARSLSLKE; encoded by the exons ATGgactcctcatcatcatcacaagGTGAGATCTCAGATCTTTACCATGTGTACACTGCTTCAAACGTTTCTCTCTTTCTGTTATTTCGACTTTTAGTTTTGGATGaatatcatataatttatttgtgcgattttgaattttttttttttcctagggCTTCCAGTGGCGCTGGGAGGGTTAAAGAGTACTACCGTTATCCAGCCATGGAAGCTTTTCACAAAGGATGTGTCCGCCGTTATTTTGCGGACGTGTTGCATGAGATGGTGGATGATCCTTCGACGGATTCTATCGTGTCGTGGAGCCAAGACGGTAAGAGTTTCATCTTTTGGGATCAGGACAAGTTTTGCAGCGATGTTCTTCCCAAGTTTGGGCTTAGCACGTCTCCAACGTTCTTTGTTTGCCTTACAAACATCTAT CTCTTCCGGAAAGTTGAGGAGTCTGAGCACTGCGAATACGCACACGATTACTTTGTGAGAGGCAAACCTGAGCTTACGGTGAAGATTGAGAGGCAGTTCAAGGAAAGGGGTGCTCCAATTAAGCTTGCCATCAAGCCACATGAACCGGCTTACAAGGAGAGTAGGGAGAGAATTAGGGCTTTCATGCTGGCCAAGAAAGCCGCTAGGAGTCTATCTCTTAAGGAATAG
- the LOC106415532 gene encoding uncharacterized protein LOC106415532, producing the protein MTETINHIFMVLKQLDQFFLDIYHTNQQNILIRSLSLKKQKGDSSSKKRSANKALDDSSSAKRPANVSRQEGSSSGTGEKDFQSLIVEKLRALLKEKGLPTKGRKDELIARLKDAN; encoded by the exons ATGACTGAAACTATTAACCATATTTTCATGGTTCTGAAGCAA CTGgaccaattttttttggatatttacCACACAAACCAGCAAAACATACTAATCAGATCTCTCTCGTTAAAGAAGCAAAAGGGAGATTCTAGTTCTAAAAAGAG GTCTGCAAATAAGGCTCTGGACGACAGCAGCTCAGCTAAAAGACCTGCTAATGTATCTAGACAAG AAGGGTCAAGCAGTGGTACAGGAGAAAAAGACTTTCAGTCTTTGATTGTGGAGAAGCTCCGTGCCCTTCTCAAGGAGAAAGGCCTTCCAACAAAAGGAAGAAAG GATGAGCTCATTGCGCGTCTGAAGGATGCCAACTGA